A window from Bos indicus isolate NIAB-ARS_2022 breed Sahiwal x Tharparkar chromosome 1, NIAB-ARS_B.indTharparkar_mat_pri_1.0, whole genome shotgun sequence encodes these proteins:
- the B3GNT5 gene encoding lactosylceramide 1,3-N-acetyl-beta-D-glucosaminyltransferase: protein MDVRMFVSGRRVKKWQFIQLFATCFVLSLMFFWISIDNHIVSHMKSYSYRYLINSYNFVNDSLSLKRSEEGVPRYQYLINHEDKCKMQDVLLLLFVKTAPENYNRRSAIRKTWGNEKYVCSQLNANIKTLFVLGTPSDPLTRERLQKRLVREDKMYNDIIQQDFADSFYNLTLKFLLQFSWANRFCPHAKFLMTADDDIFIHMPNLIEYLQSLEQIGVQDFWVGRVHRGAPPVRDKRSKYYVSYEMYQWPAYPDYTAGAAYVISGDVAAKVYEASQTLNSSLYIDDVFMGLCANKIGIVPQYHVYFSGEGKTPYHPCIYEKMMTSHGHVEDLQDLWTDATDPTVKTISKGFFGQMYCRIIKIVLLCKLTYVDTYPCRAAFA, encoded by the coding sequence aTGGACGTCAGAATGTTTGTTAGTGGCAGGAGAGTAAAAAAATGGCAGTTTATTCAGTTATTTGCCACTTGTTTTGTACTAAGCCTGATGTTCTTCTGGATATCGATCGATAATCACATCGTGAGCCATATGAAGTCCTACTCTTACAGATACCTCATAAATAGCTACAATTTTGTGAATGACAGCCTGTCTCTTAAGCGCAGCGAGGAGGGGGTTCCTCGTTACCAGTACTTGATTAACCATGAGGATAAGTGTAAAATGCAAGATGTCCTGCTCTTACTGTTTGTAAAGACTGCGCCTGAAAATTACAATCGCCGTTCTGCCATTAGGAAAACGTGGGGCAACGAGAAGTATGTTTGCTCTCAACTTAACGCCAACATCAAAACTCTGTTTGTCTTAGGAACACCTTCTGACCCACTGACAAGAGAAAGACTTCAGAAAAGGCTGGTTCGGGAAGATAAAATGTACAATGATATAATTCAGCAAGACTTTGCTGATTCTTTCTATAATCTTACTCTTAAATTTCTTCTCCAGTTCAGTTGGGCAAATCGCTTTTGTCCACATGCCAAATTCCTCATGACTGCTGATGACGACATATTTATTCACATGCCAAATCTTATTGAATACCTTCAAAGTTTAGAACAAATTGGTGTTCAAGACTTTTGGGTTGGTCGTGTTCACCGTGGTGCCCCTCCCGTTAGAGACAAACGCAGCAAATACTATGTTTCTTATGAAATGTACCAGTGGCCAGCTTACCCTGACTATACCGCTGGAGCCGCCTACGTGATCTCTGGTGATGTGGCTGCCAAAGTCTATGAGGCATCACAGACACTTAACTCTAGCCTTTACATAGATGATGTGTTCATGGGCCTCTGTGCCAATAAAATAGGGATAGTACCACAATACCATGTGTATTTTTCCGGGGAAGGTAAAACCCCTTACCATCCTTGCATCTATGAAAAAATGATGACATCTCATGGGCATGTAGAAGACCTTCAGGACCTCTGGACGGATGCCACAGACCCAACagtaaaaacaatttcaaaaggTTTCTTTGGTCAGATGTACTGCAGAATAATTAAGATAGTCCTCCTTTGCAAACTGACCTATGTGGATACATATCCCTGTAGGGCTGCCTTTGCCTAA